One Actinospica robiniae DSM 44927 genomic region harbors:
- a CDS encoding UDP-N-acetylmuramoyl-L-alanyl-D-glutamate--2,6-diaminopimelate ligase, which translates to MKLADVLDQNQYRLVQGTLDTEISAGVTADTRNVERGSLFVAVAGHRRDGHTMLHEAFEKGAVAALVTDPESAAPAGMTVVEVPDTLAAVSFTAARLQGEPGRSMKVVSITGTNGKTSIAAILESILGHLSPAPVGVIGTGGPRIDQTPLPLKVSTPTTPLANELQAILRAMADRHTETVVMEASSLALVEHRVDHAFTDIGVFTNLSHDHLDDHGSMEAYRQAKMLLFSGLSGQAVANADDPVTAEIHTLMPGRVTTFGIEQDADYRAVDVRVSTAGTAFTLLHQGQRHEAGFPVPGLFAASNALAAIVVCRLLGYELEDVLPALKAVGQIPGRMQTLSLADGTTVVVDYAHSPDSLEKVLDTLRGLTANGRLITVFGCGGDRDPAKRAPMGAIAGRLSDHVVITSDNPRIEDPESILDAIEAGLGPTGTSYDRITDRREAIARALSVARPGDTVLIAGKGSEDHQIIGDRKIPFQDIAVVRQLAEIVTH; encoded by the coding sequence ATGAAGCTCGCCGACGTCCTCGATCAGAACCAGTACCGGCTGGTGCAGGGAACCCTCGACACCGAGATCTCGGCAGGGGTGACCGCCGACACGCGAAACGTCGAGCGTGGATCGCTGTTCGTCGCCGTCGCCGGCCATCGCCGAGACGGCCACACCATGCTCCACGAGGCTTTCGAGAAGGGCGCGGTGGCGGCGCTCGTCACCGATCCCGAGAGCGCGGCGCCGGCGGGGATGACAGTCGTCGAGGTACCGGACACGCTGGCCGCGGTCTCGTTCACCGCCGCCCGCCTGCAAGGAGAACCGGGGCGGTCGATGAAGGTCGTATCGATCACCGGAACCAACGGCAAGACCTCGATCGCGGCCATCCTCGAATCGATCCTCGGGCACCTCAGCCCCGCTCCCGTCGGAGTCATCGGCACCGGCGGGCCGCGGATCGATCAGACTCCGCTGCCCTTGAAGGTCAGTACCCCGACCACGCCGCTGGCCAATGAACTGCAGGCGATTCTGCGTGCCATGGCGGACCGGCACACGGAAACCGTCGTCATGGAGGCGTCTTCGCTCGCGCTGGTCGAACACCGTGTCGACCACGCTTTCACCGACATCGGCGTGTTCACCAACCTCTCGCACGACCACCTCGACGATCACGGAAGTATGGAGGCCTACCGGCAAGCCAAGATGCTGCTGTTCTCCGGGCTCTCCGGCCAGGCCGTGGCCAATGCCGACGACCCGGTTACCGCCGAGATCCACACCTTGATGCCGGGCCGCGTGACGACCTTCGGCATCGAGCAGGACGCCGACTACCGCGCCGTCGACGTCCGCGTCTCCACCGCCGGCACCGCATTCACGCTGCTTCACCAAGGGCAGCGGCACGAAGCCGGCTTCCCCGTGCCCGGACTCTTCGCCGCCTCCAACGCCCTGGCCGCGATCGTCGTGTGCCGACTTCTGGGATACGAACTCGAAGACGTCCTGCCGGCGCTCAAGGCGGTCGGGCAGATCCCAGGGCGCATGCAGACACTAAGCCTGGCCGACGGCACGACGGTCGTCGTCGACTACGCTCACAGCCCTGATTCCCTCGAGAAGGTCCTGGACACGCTCCGCGGCCTGACCGCGAACGGCAGACTCATCACCGTCTTCGGCTGCGGCGGCGACCGCGACCCGGCCAAGCGCGCGCCCATGGGCGCCATCGCGGGCCGGCTGTCCGATCACGTGGTCATCACGAGCGACAACCCGCGCATCGAAGACCCCGAGTCGATTCTCGACGCGATCGAGGCGGGCCTCGGCCCGACAGGTACGTCGTACGACCGGATCACGGACCGCCGCGAAGCCATCGCCCGCGCCCTGTCCGTCGCACGCCCCGGCGACACCGTGCTGATCGCGGGCAAGGGCAGCGAGGATCACCAGATCATCGGTGACCGCAAGATTCCATTTCAGGACATTGCCGTAGTCCGCCAGCTCGCCGAGATCGTCACGCACTGA
- a CDS encoding ABC transporter ATP-binding protein → MIEASGIARTFHAHGAFTGARVIQALRGIDFTLPDGGAVSFIGESGCGKTTLGRILAGLETFDAGELTVDGQSVSGLSHHKRAEIFRTVQMVHQDPYSVLNPTRTVATTLRDPLRMTAKREGKGDGRDALGARARELLELVGLDPDGVLPKYPHQLSGGQRQRVVIARALTVNPKVLIADEAVSMIDVSMRLGILSLLRDLRTRLGIGLVFITHDVATSRYLGDGGELHVIYRGEVVERGPVETVIQSPTHPYTQCLLSAVPVLKGLEEPGPDRLAPRALMDATVETPGCLFEPRCPFATEKCRDEHPTLVQEQIDGVEVEHACFHPAIRSVAAVELDADVESRDLP, encoded by the coding sequence GTGATCGAGGCCAGCGGCATAGCGCGGACGTTCCACGCACACGGAGCCTTCACCGGCGCTCGGGTCATCCAGGCCCTCCGGGGCATCGACTTCACGCTGCCGGACGGCGGAGCCGTCTCGTTCATCGGCGAATCCGGCTGCGGCAAGACGACGCTCGGCCGGATCCTCGCCGGGCTCGAGACCTTCGACGCGGGCGAGCTGACCGTCGACGGCCAGTCCGTCTCCGGGCTCAGCCATCACAAGCGCGCCGAGATCTTCCGAACGGTCCAGATGGTCCATCAGGACCCGTACTCGGTACTGAACCCGACCCGCACGGTCGCCACCACGCTCCGGGATCCGTTAAGGATGACGGCGAAGCGGGAGGGCAAGGGCGACGGCCGCGACGCGCTCGGCGCGCGTGCGCGGGAACTGCTCGAACTCGTCGGCCTCGACCCGGACGGCGTCCTGCCGAAGTACCCGCACCAGCTCTCCGGCGGGCAGCGCCAGCGCGTGGTCATCGCCCGCGCGTTGACGGTGAATCCGAAGGTCCTGATCGCCGACGAGGCCGTCTCGATGATCGACGTGTCGATGCGGCTGGGCATCCTCAGCCTGCTCCGGGACCTGCGCACACGGCTCGGCATCGGCCTGGTCTTCATCACGCACGACGTCGCGACGTCCCGGTACCTCGGCGACGGCGGCGAGTTGCACGTGATCTACCGCGGCGAAGTGGTCGAGCGCGGCCCGGTAGAGACGGTGATCCAGTCGCCGACGCACCCGTACACGCAGTGCCTGCTCTCGGCCGTCCCCGTGCTCAAGGGCCTCGAGGAGCCCGGACCCGACCGCCTCGCGCCGCGGGCACTGATGGACGCGACCGTCGAGACCCCCGGCTGCCTCTTCGAGCCGCGTTGCCCATTCGCCACGGAAAAGTGCCGCGACGAGCACCCGACGCTGGTCCAGGAGCAGATCGACGGTGTCGAGGTGGAGCACGCGTGCTTCCACCCGGCGATCCGCAGCGTCGCGGCCGTCGAACTCGACGCCGACGTGGAAAGCCGGGACCTGCCCTAG
- a CDS encoding ABC transporter permease, whose translation MTTLRVLTRRPGRVIGLLILLLFALMAVAGPSLYSGTLAVDPNAIYSSPSSQHWLGTDFAGSDVLQEIVVGARYVLETAALSALFTAVIGTAVGLVAGYHRGPADSALMRLTDFVLTIPGLPLLIVLSTIWSFGQPYEMAIALGVTGWGGVARAVRSQTLSLRERGFLEAARGLGLSSRHVIVRELLPNLAPFVAMNMLLAVIAFMGAEVALFFLGVVPFSSSNWGVMLNQAVFSGGAMDSPAALSYLLAPLVCILLITIGIVLFLDAVDELFNPRLRERP comes from the coding sequence ATGACGACCTTGCGTGTGCTCACACGCCGGCCGGGACGCGTGATCGGCCTGCTGATCCTGCTGTTGTTCGCGTTGATGGCCGTGGCCGGCCCCAGTCTCTACTCGGGCACGCTGGCCGTGGACCCGAACGCCATCTACTCCTCACCCAGCTCGCAGCACTGGCTCGGCACCGACTTCGCCGGCTCGGACGTGTTGCAGGAGATCGTGGTCGGCGCCCGCTACGTGCTCGAGACCGCAGCGCTCTCCGCGTTGTTCACCGCCGTGATCGGCACCGCCGTCGGGCTGGTGGCGGGCTACCATCGCGGACCGGCCGACTCGGCGCTGATGCGGCTGACCGACTTCGTGCTGACGATCCCCGGGCTGCCGCTGCTGATCGTGCTCTCCACGATCTGGAGCTTCGGCCAGCCGTACGAGATGGCGATCGCCCTCGGTGTGACCGGCTGGGGCGGCGTGGCGCGGGCGGTGCGGTCGCAGACCCTTTCGTTGCGTGAGCGCGGATTCCTCGAAGCCGCCCGCGGCCTTGGCCTCTCCTCCCGCCACGTGATCGTCAGGGAGCTGCTGCCGAACCTGGCGCCGTTCGTGGCGATGAACATGCTGCTGGCGGTGATCGCGTTCATGGGCGCGGAGGTGGCGCTGTTCTTCCTCGGGGTGGTGCCGTTCTCCAGCAGCAACTGGGGCGTGATGCTCAACCAGGCGGTGTTCTCCGGCGGCGCCATGGACAGCCCGGCCGCGCTGAGCTACCTGCTGGCGCCGCTGGTGTGCATCCTGCTGATCACGATCGGCATCGTGCTGTTCCTCGACGCCGTCGACGAACTGTTCAACCCGCGGCTGAGGGAGCGTCCGTGA
- a CDS encoding FAD-binding oxidoreductase, whose amino-acid sequence MRGRDSVDVLSALLPAGRVVTDPSIIEGYRRDRARDAKVGSPRAVVRPTCTSEVQTIVRWAGRHGVPVIPRGAGTGLSGGASAVDGCVMLALEHMRSVHIDPDTRVAVVGPGALNGEVKRAAAAQGLWYPPDPSSFETSSIGGNVATNAGGLCCVKYGVTGDYVLGLEVVLADGTAVRLGGPRIKDAAGFSLTRMFVGSEGCLGVITEVTLRLLPAQAPASTLVAAFPDLVSAADAVLAITARLRPSVLELMDRTSVNAVEDKLGMGLDRGAGALLLVRSDAPGAAAAAEIEAVGEICAGHGATEVHTTDDPDEGEALAVARRMVLPAFEQRGDLLLEDVGVPLPALPALVEGIEAIAAEYGLTIALVAHAGDGNTHPMIVYDAGDPDCAARAALAFDAVMDLALSLDGTITGEHGVGRLKRAWLPAYLGPEVLALNRRIKSALDPQGILNPGSMLEG is encoded by the coding sequence ATGCGAGGACGAGACTCGGTTGACGTGCTCTCGGCGCTGCTGCCGGCCGGTCGCGTCGTGACCGATCCGTCGATCATCGAGGGCTACCGCCGCGACCGCGCCCGAGACGCGAAGGTCGGCTCGCCGCGCGCGGTGGTGCGTCCCACCTGCACCAGCGAGGTGCAGACGATCGTGCGCTGGGCCGGGCGGCACGGCGTGCCGGTGATCCCGCGCGGCGCCGGCACCGGCCTGTCCGGCGGGGCGAGCGCGGTGGACGGCTGCGTGATGCTCGCCCTCGAGCACATGCGCTCGGTGCACATCGACCCCGACACCCGGGTCGCCGTGGTCGGGCCCGGCGCGCTCAACGGCGAGGTCAAGCGGGCCGCCGCGGCGCAAGGGCTCTGGTACCCGCCGGATCCGTCCTCCTTCGAGACGAGCTCCATCGGCGGCAACGTGGCCACCAACGCCGGCGGCCTGTGCTGCGTGAAGTACGGCGTCACCGGGGACTACGTGCTCGGCCTCGAGGTAGTGCTGGCCGACGGCACCGCCGTGCGCCTCGGCGGCCCCCGGATCAAGGACGCGGCCGGGTTCTCGCTGACGAGGATGTTCGTCGGCAGCGAGGGCTGCCTCGGCGTGATCACCGAGGTCACGCTGCGGCTGCTGCCCGCGCAGGCTCCCGCCTCGACGCTGGTGGCGGCGTTCCCCGACCTGGTCTCGGCCGCCGACGCCGTGCTCGCGATCACCGCGCGGCTGCGGCCGTCGGTGCTCGAACTGATGGACCGTACGAGCGTGAACGCGGTCGAGGACAAGCTCGGCATGGGCCTCGACCGCGGCGCCGGCGCGCTGCTGCTGGTGCGCTCCGACGCGCCCGGCGCGGCGGCCGCCGCCGAGATCGAGGCCGTCGGCGAGATCTGCGCCGGGCACGGCGCCACCGAAGTCCACACCACCGACGACCCGGACGAGGGCGAGGCCCTCGCCGTCGCCCGGCGGATGGTGCTGCCCGCCTTCGAACAGCGCGGCGACCTGCTGCTCGAAGACGTGGGCGTCCCGCTGCCGGCCCTGCCCGCGCTGGTCGAGGGGATCGAGGCGATCGCCGCCGAGTACGGCCTGACCATCGCCCTCGTCGCGCACGCCGGGGACGGCAACACCCACCCGATGATCGTGTACGACGCCGGCGATCCGGACTGCGCCGCCCGGGCCGCGCTCGCGTTCGACGCCGTGATGGACCTCGCCCTCTCCCTCGACGGCACCATCACCGGCGAGCACGGCGTCGGCCGGCTCAAGCGCGCCTGGCTGCCCGCCTATCTGGGCCCTGAAGTGCTCGCCCTGAACCGGCGGATCAAGTCGGCGCTGGATCCGCAGGGGATCCTGAATCCGGGCTCGATGCTCGAAGGCTGA
- a CDS encoding N-acetylmuramic acid 6-phosphate etherase, which produces MSTQYAPRVQAPTEERNPRTTEIDLVPTIELLRMLNAEDHKVPEAVAAVLPQLARVVDEAAARLGAGGRMHYFGAGTSGRLAVMDAAELIPTYGLEPGVILAHHAGGRAALETPVENSEDDPEDGAREAAVVTGADVAVGLTASGRTPYVGGALRTARAAGAFTVLVSANPQAELAQWADVHLAADTGPEAVAGSTRLKAGTAQKLILNTLSTALMVLLGRTYSNLMVEMSASNAKLRGRLLTILTEATGEPTDVCAAALAAADGQVKTALVALLADVPPLHARDALAAADGRVRPAIVALGAAGQAVGEVSA; this is translated from the coding sequence ATGAGCACTCAGTACGCCCCCCGCGTGCAGGCCCCCACCGAGGAACGCAATCCGCGCACCACCGAGATCGACCTGGTGCCCACGATCGAGCTGCTTCGGATGCTCAACGCCGAGGACCACAAGGTGCCCGAGGCGGTGGCCGCGGTGCTGCCGCAGCTCGCGCGCGTCGTCGACGAGGCGGCCGCGCGGCTGGGCGCGGGCGGGCGGATGCACTATTTCGGCGCGGGCACCTCCGGCCGCCTCGCCGTGATGGACGCGGCCGAGCTGATCCCGACGTACGGCCTGGAGCCCGGTGTCATCCTCGCCCACCACGCCGGCGGCCGCGCCGCGCTGGAGACGCCGGTGGAGAACAGCGAGGACGACCCGGAGGACGGCGCCCGGGAAGCCGCCGTGGTGACCGGCGCCGACGTCGCCGTGGGCCTGACCGCGAGCGGACGCACGCCCTACGTCGGCGGAGCGCTCCGCACTGCCCGCGCGGCCGGCGCGTTCACCGTGCTGGTGAGCGCCAACCCGCAGGCCGAGCTGGCGCAGTGGGCCGACGTCCACCTCGCCGCCGACACCGGCCCCGAAGCCGTGGCCGGCTCGACCCGGCTGAAAGCGGGCACCGCGCAGAAGCTGATCCTCAATACCCTGTCGACCGCGCTGATGGTGCTGCTCGGGCGTACGTACTCGAACTTGATGGTGGAGATGAGTGCCAGCAACGCGAAACTGCGTGGCAGGCTCCTGACGATCCTGACCGAGGCGACCGGCGAGCCGACCGACGTCTGCGCCGCCGCGCTCGCCGCGGCAGACGGTCAGGTCAAGACCGCGCTCGTCGCCCTCCTCGCCGACGTCCCGCCGCTCCATGCCCGCGACGCCCTCGCCGCCGCAGACGGCCGCGTCCGTCCCGCGATCGTGGCGCTGGGGGCGGCAGGGCAGGCAGTCGGCGAGGTCAGTGCGTGA
- a CDS encoding helix-turn-helix transcriptional regulator, whose amino-acid sequence MTPEELANLAHLRRARDLMDREYARPLDVAELARTAYMSTAHFARRFRATYGETPYSYLMTRRIERAKLLLRRGDMSVTEVCMAVGCSSLGSFSARFTELVGETPTAYRNRDHGELESVPGCLAKDITRPARHSSAGG is encoded by the coding sequence GTGACGCCGGAGGAACTCGCCAATCTCGCCCATCTGCGTCGCGCCCGCGACCTGATGGACCGCGAGTACGCGCGGCCACTCGACGTAGCCGAGCTTGCGCGTACCGCTTACATGTCCACCGCGCATTTCGCCCGCCGGTTCCGCGCGACCTACGGCGAGACGCCCTACTCCTACCTCATGACCCGGCGGATCGAGCGCGCGAAGCTGCTGCTGCGCCGCGGCGACATGTCGGTCACGGAGGTCTGCATGGCGGTCGGCTGTTCCTCGCTCGGCTCGTTCAGTGCCCGGTTCACGGAGCTGGTCGGGGAGACACCGACGGCCTATCGGAACCGGGACCACGGCGAGTTGGAGAGCGTGCCGGGGTGTCTGGCTAAGGACATCACCCGGCCCGCTCGCCACAGCAGCGCGGGCGGCTGA
- a CDS encoding ABC transporter ATP-binding protein, whose protein sequence is MIDTAWQTDAPASEYTEVLVRDLTVCFRTDRGEELPAVAHADLTLPAGKITGLVGESGSGKSTLAFSLLGAVPPPGRITSGSVHMTGIGDVTKLSGAKLRRIRGGKVGYVFQASQNSLNPLKTVGKQLLDLGRAHDVEYLPGLVRRARELCELMGMDGKRVLDSYQHELSGGMRQRVGIVFALVLNARVLVLDEPTTALDMLSQAAVLKIIGQVHKDIGLTTLIVTHDMGVVSELADRLAVMYGGRIVEDGPAEQVLQRPSHPYTRALINATARVSGDISRAKALPGRPPDLVSIPKQGCVFRERCAFAMDRCATEEPPLQIWEGERRRACHADAQEVIGS, encoded by the coding sequence GTGATCGACACCGCCTGGCAGACAGACGCCCCGGCCTCGGAGTACACCGAGGTCCTCGTGCGCGACCTGACCGTGTGCTTCCGCACCGACCGCGGCGAGGAACTGCCGGCCGTCGCGCACGCCGACCTGACCCTGCCGGCGGGCAAGATCACCGGCCTGGTCGGCGAGTCGGGGTCGGGCAAGTCCACCCTCGCGTTCTCGCTGCTCGGCGCCGTGCCCCCGCCGGGCCGGATCACCTCGGGCTCCGTGCACATGACCGGGATCGGCGACGTCACCAAGCTCTCTGGCGCGAAGCTGCGCCGGATACGCGGCGGCAAGGTCGGCTACGTCTTCCAGGCGTCGCAGAACTCGTTGAATCCGCTCAAGACCGTCGGCAAGCAGCTGCTCGATCTCGGCCGGGCGCACGACGTGGAGTACCTGCCGGGTCTGGTGCGCCGGGCTCGCGAGCTGTGCGAGCTGATGGGCATGGACGGCAAGCGGGTGCTCGATTCCTACCAGCACGAGCTGTCCGGCGGCATGCGCCAGCGAGTGGGGATCGTCTTCGCTCTCGTCCTCAATGCCAGAGTCCTGGTTCTCGACGAGCCGACGACGGCGCTGGACATGCTCTCGCAGGCGGCGGTACTGAAGATCATCGGCCAGGTGCACAAGGACATCGGCCTCACGACCCTCATCGTCACCCACGACATGGGCGTCGTCTCCGAGCTCGCCGACCGGCTCGCTGTGATGTACGGCGGCCGCATCGTCGAGGACGGTCCGGCGGAACAGGTGCTGCAGCGACCCTCGCACCCCTATACACGGGCTCTGATCAACGCGACAGCGCGGGTCTCCGGGGACATCTCGCGGGCCAAGGCGCTGCCGGGCCGCCCGCCCGACCTGGTCTCGATCCCCAAGCAGGGCTGCGTGTTCCGCGAGCGCTGCGCTTTCGCGATGGACCGCTGCGCGACCGAGGAGCCGCCGTTGCAGATCTGGGAGGGCGAGCGCCGCCGCGCCTGCCACGCCGACGCGCAGGAAGTGATCGGGTCGTGA
- a CDS encoding ABC transporter permease: MKTLIRRLLPKLAAGLVMIWAVASFTFFLVHALPGNPGDAAYENYILAGMPPEQAQAKVASIYGFTSHDPLLAQYRGYIWRLLHGDLGQSISYSGVPVTHVLRAAAPWTIFPALAGLIIAFLVGTSGGALAAVKRSSRWGGVLSMSGSFFAGIPAFVLALVLAFLFHTEWNLLPYGDTSDVTLTPGFNGPYIASVIQHAVLPVATYALLAYGGWLLTMKSSVISVLGDDFILAAELRGLHPRTRMRYVSRNAILPMFTMFALSIGYLLGGSVLVENVFDYPGLGNVLFQAIGARDYPLMSGAFLLITVAIVLANIVADLLYTVIDPRVRR; this comes from the coding sequence GTGAAAACCCTGATCCGGCGGTTGCTGCCGAAGCTGGCCGCCGGGCTCGTGATGATCTGGGCCGTGGCGAGCTTCACCTTCTTCCTCGTGCACGCGCTGCCCGGCAACCCCGGTGACGCGGCGTACGAGAACTACATCCTGGCCGGCATGCCCCCCGAGCAGGCGCAGGCGAAGGTGGCCTCGATCTACGGCTTCACCTCGCACGACCCGCTGCTTGCGCAGTACCGCGGCTACATCTGGCGTCTGCTGCACGGCGACCTGGGGCAGTCCATCTCTTACAGCGGCGTCCCGGTCACCCACGTGCTGCGGGCCGCGGCGCCGTGGACCATCTTCCCGGCGCTGGCGGGGCTGATCATCGCCTTCCTCGTCGGCACCAGCGGCGGGGCGCTGGCCGCGGTCAAGCGCTCGAGCCGGTGGGGCGGGGTGCTGTCGATGTCAGGCTCCTTTTTCGCCGGGATCCCCGCGTTCGTACTCGCGCTGGTCCTGGCGTTCCTCTTCCACACCGAGTGGAACCTGCTCCCCTACGGCGACACCAGCGACGTGACCTTGACTCCTGGTTTCAACGGGCCCTACATCGCCTCGGTGATCCAGCACGCGGTCCTTCCGGTGGCGACGTACGCGTTGCTCGCTTACGGCGGCTGGCTGCTGACCATGAAGTCGAGCGTGATCTCAGTGCTCGGTGATGACTTCATCCTGGCCGCGGAGTTGCGCGGCCTGCACCCGCGCACCCGGATGCGGTACGTCTCGCGCAACGCGATCCTGCCGATGTTCACCATGTTCGCCCTCTCCATCGGATACTTGCTGGGCGGATCGGTGCTGGTGGAGAACGTGTTCGACTATCCGGGCCTGGGCAACGTGCTGTTCCAGGCGATCGGCGCCCGCGACTATCCGCTGATGTCCGGCGCGTTCCTGCTGATCACCGTCGCGATCGTGCTGGCGAACATCGTGGCCGACCTGCTCTATACCGTGATCGATCCGCGAGTGAGGCGTTGA
- a CDS encoding DUF4240 domain-containing protein, which yields MDITEFWTLIEAARAQATNTVDDDGKAVASYLTERLAATSELTIFEFEQHFEILDSALYRWDVWAAATLINGGCSDDSFMDFRAAVITQGREWYERIAQNPDELADHPDVRAVAAGDRKSALFQEAVNYVSAHAYDQITDDDTDMRDFYEAYDAFIGEDVPEPTDLGEEFDFDDAVQMRAKLPRLAELFVTVPVRAAA from the coding sequence GTGGACATCACCGAGTTCTGGACCCTCATCGAGGCCGCGCGCGCTCAGGCCACGAACACCGTGGACGACGACGGCAAGGCCGTCGCGTCCTATCTGACCGAGCGGCTCGCCGCGACGTCGGAGCTGACGATTTTCGAGTTCGAACAGCATTTCGAGATCTTGGACTCGGCGCTGTACCGCTGGGACGTGTGGGCGGCCGCGACCCTCATCAACGGCGGCTGCTCGGACGACTCGTTCATGGACTTCCGCGCCGCGGTGATAACCCAGGGCCGCGAGTGGTACGAGCGGATAGCGCAGAACCCGGACGAGCTCGCCGACCACCCCGACGTGCGGGCGGTGGCCGCCGGCGACCGCAAGTCCGCGCTGTTCCAGGAGGCGGTGAACTACGTGTCGGCCCACGCGTACGACCAGATCACCGACGACGACACGGACATGCGCGACTTCTACGAGGCCTACGACGCGTTCATCGGCGAGGACGTGCCGGAGCCGACGGATCTCGGTGAGGAGTTCGACTTCGACGACGCGGTGCAGATGAGGGCGAAGCTTCCGCGCCTGGCGGAGCTCTTCGTCACCGTGCCCGTGCGGGCGGCCGCGTAA
- a CDS encoding ABC transporter substrate-binding protein: MNRLHRLRAPLALAACAGLLAACSSGGGKTSSSQLVYTSVDATNPITAGAPMNPFNASGNYFPSYDTMQLGFDKQNPKDPDDFFPGLAASWTISSTGITVKLQPGAKWSDGTPVTPADIKLSMAIALTQGSATVGAGFLTQGLDVGSVTEVDASTVQIDQAAGGTNLNFARLVLGQYIVPSSVYGSLVPSSIWSTIDDLASADSATASAAVTKLNAIGKAVSAFSPAKDVSAGPFVIARVNPGSAELTRNPDFYALSKIVPSEVILRHFSGNSDIWGYMKSGELDSAPYTSMPTNILDSVLKTGYTRVDSASFVDAAIAFNESDAPYGQAAVRQALAYVIDRQAVTKVGEPVGGTAASDLTGMVESATKQWLTPSQISSLNPYSPDQTKAASLLTGAGFKKSGSQWLLPDGTPWKITLQTVSGFSDWNAAATVVSSELDSFGIPTQVKLTSDFATYKTDMAAGKYAVGFWLIALGPSASAAYQRLYGQDDGYTANANGTVTHADGGGNWQHTPTSYTVNGTAIDPGLLTAQLATLSATAQQTQVQQLALATNEQMPVIPIWDYTNVNFTYDKRFTDFPGASSPDINGLMYNQPGVWMMQGYVKAK; this comes from the coding sequence ATGAACCGGCTCCACCGTCTTCGCGCCCCGCTCGCCCTGGCGGCCTGCGCGGGCCTGCTCGCAGCCTGCTCGTCCGGGGGCGGGAAAACCTCGTCGTCCCAGCTGGTCTACACGTCCGTGGACGCGACGAACCCGATCACGGCGGGCGCGCCGATGAATCCGTTCAACGCGTCCGGCAACTACTTCCCCAGCTACGACACCATGCAGCTGGGCTTCGACAAACAGAATCCGAAGGATCCCGACGACTTCTTCCCCGGCCTCGCGGCGAGCTGGACGATCAGTTCCACCGGGATCACGGTGAAGCTGCAGCCGGGCGCGAAGTGGTCCGACGGAACGCCGGTGACCCCGGCCGACATCAAGCTCTCCATGGCCATCGCCCTGACTCAGGGCAGTGCGACCGTCGGCGCCGGCTTCCTGACGCAGGGCCTTGACGTCGGCTCGGTCACCGAGGTCGACGCCTCCACGGTGCAGATCGACCAGGCCGCCGGGGGCACGAACCTGAACTTCGCCCGGCTGGTGCTCGGGCAGTACATCGTGCCGAGCTCGGTCTACGGCTCGCTGGTGCCCTCGAGCATCTGGAGCACCATCGACGATCTGGCCTCTGCCGACTCGGCCACCGCGTCGGCCGCGGTGACGAAGCTCAACGCGATCGGCAAGGCCGTCTCGGCCTTCTCGCCGGCCAAGGACGTCTCGGCCGGCCCGTTCGTCATCGCGCGGGTCAACCCGGGCTCGGCCGAACTGACCCGCAACCCGGACTTCTACGCGCTCTCCAAGATCGTGCCGAGCGAGGTGATCCTGCGGCACTTCAGCGGGAACTCCGACATCTGGGGCTATATGAAGAGCGGCGAGCTGGACTCGGCGCCCTACACCTCGATGCCGACGAACATCCTCGACTCGGTGCTCAAGACCGGTTACACCCGCGTCGATTCGGCCTCGTTCGTCGACGCGGCGATCGCCTTCAACGAGAGTGACGCCCCCTACGGTCAGGCCGCGGTGCGCCAGGCGCTGGCCTACGTGATCGACCGGCAAGCGGTGACGAAGGTCGGCGAGCCGGTGGGCGGCACCGCCGCGAGCGATCTGACCGGCATGGTCGAGTCGGCGACGAAGCAGTGGCTCACGCCTTCGCAGATCTCGTCACTGAACCCTTACTCACCGGATCAGACCAAGGCGGCGTCGCTGCTGACCGGAGCGGGCTTCAAGAAGTCCGGTTCGCAGTGGCTGCTGCCGGACGGCACGCCGTGGAAGATCACGCTTCAGACGGTCAGCGGCTTCAGCGACTGGAACGCCGCGGCCACAGTCGTCTCCTCCGAGCTCGACTCCTTCGGGATTCCGACCCAGGTGAAGCTGACCTCTGACTTCGCCACCTACAAGACCGACATGGCCGCGGGCAAGTACGCGGTCGGGTTCTGGCTGATCGCGCTCGGCCCTTCGGCTTCGGCGGCCTACCAGCGCCTCTACGGCCAGGACGACGGCTACACCGCGAACGCCAACGGCACCGTGACGCACGCGGACGGCGGCGGCAACTGGCAGCACACCCCGACCAGCTACACCGTCAACGGCACCGCCATCGACCCGGGTCTGCTGACCGCGCAGCTGGCCACGCTCTCCGCCACGGCACAGCAGACGCAGGTGCAGCAGCTGGCGCTCGCCACGAACGAGCAGATGCCGGTGATCCCGATCTGGGATTACACCAACGTCAACTTCACCTACGACAAGCGCTTCACCGACTTCCCGGGCGCGAGCTCGCCAGACATCAATGGTCTGATGTACAACCAGCCGGGCGTGTGGATGATGCAGGGCTACGTCAAGGCCAAGTAG